Proteins co-encoded in one Cytophaga hutchinsonii ATCC 33406 genomic window:
- a CDS encoding T9SS type A sorting domain-containing protein: protein MKKIICYLSLSALSLSSFSQTQIANGDFENWSSSEYCSALDSLDNFLTGQAFFYLNAKNETDAIECPALPFTYKTTDKQSGSYALKLGPQYFDDKAYYNFVTLGEAAYFEEEGSVASFGIPFTGRPSKLTGYYKCTAGAVGDELQIKVFGSNFTSEDPLFYGVFTASENQPMYEKFEIDLVYDPTDPNNAVYLSMLITVGNLNDGSIDENTVAFIDNLVFEYDATAATSYTPVSPIHVFASNKTISFSEHVSDIHVVDMVGANNIQEAASTKTLHAETLNSGLYIVTYNYKGNYFSKKVVIE from the coding sequence ATGAAAAAAATTATATGTTATCTTTCTCTGTCAGCACTTTCATTAAGCTCTTTTTCTCAAACTCAGATTGCAAACGGTGATTTTGAAAACTGGTCATCTTCGGAATATTGTTCAGCACTGGATTCATTGGACAATTTCTTAACTGGGCAGGCTTTTTTTTATCTGAACGCAAAAAATGAAACAGATGCTATTGAGTGTCCGGCATTACCGTTTACGTACAAAACAACAGATAAGCAATCGGGCAGCTACGCACTGAAACTTGGTCCTCAATACTTTGATGATAAAGCCTATTACAATTTTGTAACGCTTGGGGAAGCAGCGTATTTTGAAGAAGAAGGATCGGTTGCTTCATTCGGTATTCCTTTTACCGGCCGTCCTTCAAAACTAACGGGTTACTATAAATGCACAGCGGGTGCGGTTGGTGATGAATTGCAGATTAAGGTATTCGGTTCAAATTTCACCTCAGAAGATCCTTTATTTTACGGGGTATTCACTGCTTCCGAAAATCAACCGATGTATGAAAAATTTGAGATTGACTTAGTCTACGATCCGACAGACCCGAATAATGCCGTGTATTTAAGTATGTTAATTACAGTAGGTAATTTAAATGACGGATCAATTGATGAAAACACCGTAGCATTTATTGACAATCTTGTATTTGAATATGATGCTACTGCTGCGACAAGTTACACACCAGTGTCTCCCATCCATGTGTTTGCTTCAAATAAAACCATCAGCTTCTCTGAACATGTATCTGATATACATGTAGTGGATATGGTTGGTGCGAACAACATTCAGGAAGCTGCAAGCACAAAAACACTGCATGCAGAAACGCTTAACAGCGGATTATATATTGTTACCTACAACTACAAGGGCAACTACTTCAGTAAAAAAGTGGTGATCGAATAA
- a CDS encoding T9SS type A sorting domain-containing protein, translated as MKKILLSAALAATSLLSFAQTPAVPNGGFENWEDASCEGTEIPSGYISAADLFNEENGFCPSSTGITKATNKYSGTYALQLKPQVFLGASLGNGVFLQSDFTGRPTKLVGYTMFTKGGTDTLGIFVGIGDENDDEVAYGEVTLSASQGDYTKFEITLDYTDNTSEPTYVVIGFTIGNTTNGYATASTTALIDALSFEYTATSAVNYAAKSPINVFAANNVINFSENVSDVHVVDMLGANKIQEAASTKTVSANSLNSGLYIVTYNYNGNYFSKKVVIE; from the coding sequence ATGAAAAAAATTTTACTTTCAGCAGCTCTTGCAGCAACGTCTTTATTGTCTTTTGCACAAACACCTGCAGTTCCAAATGGTGGCTTTGAAAACTGGGAAGATGCTTCTTGTGAGGGTACTGAAATACCATCTGGCTACATAAGCGCTGCAGATTTATTTAACGAAGAAAACGGTTTTTGTCCTTCATCTACCGGAATCACTAAAGCAACCAATAAATATTCCGGCACGTACGCATTACAACTTAAACCTCAGGTGTTTTTAGGAGCATCACTTGGAAATGGTGTTTTTTTACAATCTGATTTCACAGGACGCCCTACAAAACTTGTTGGATATACAATGTTCACAAAAGGCGGAACGGATACCTTAGGTATCTTTGTAGGCATTGGCGATGAAAATGATGATGAAGTTGCGTATGGTGAAGTTACCTTATCCGCATCACAAGGTGATTACACAAAATTTGAAATCACCTTGGATTATACAGACAATACGTCAGAACCAACGTACGTAGTAATTGGTTTTACAATAGGAAATACAACAAATGGGTATGCAACAGCTAGTACAACTGCTTTGATTGATGCATTGTCATTCGAATATACTGCAACATCAGCAGTTAACTACGCTGCAAAATCTCCAATCAACGTTTTTGCTGCAAACAATGTAATCAACTTCTCTGAAAATGTTTCTGATGTACATGTTGTTGATATGCTTGGTGCAAACAAAATACAGGAAGCTGCGAGTACAAAAACGGTAAGCGCTAACTCACTAAACAGCGGTTTATATATTGTTACATACAACTACAATGGCAACTACTTCAGCAAAAAAGTAGTAATCGAGTAA
- a CDS encoding T9SS type A sorting domain-containing protein: MKKILLTSALVATSLFSFAQTPAVPNGGFENWSEALCDGETPDEYVTTADMFFEDNGVCPTTTGISKSTTKYSGTYALQLTSATQSGINIGNSVFLSSDFTGRPTKLVGYTKFTKGGTDTLGIMVAVGDIENENPVAYGELTLSATQGAYTKFEITLEYDAENTSDVNTLVLVIGTGAKTGFASSSTVALIDALSFEYSPTSTVNYAAKSPINVFAANNTINFSENVSDVHVVDMVGASKIQEASSTKTMNTSSLTSGLYIVTYNYNGNYFSKKVVIE, from the coding sequence ATGAAAAAAATTTTACTTACATCAGCTCTTGTAGCAACTTCTTTATTTTCTTTTGCACAAACACCTGCGGTCCCAAATGGTGGTTTTGAAAACTGGTCCGAAGCACTTTGTGATGGCGAAACACCAGATGAGTATGTAACTACTGCCGACATGTTTTTTGAAGATAATGGAGTATGCCCAACAACTACAGGCATTTCTAAATCAACCACTAAGTATTCAGGCACATATGCATTGCAATTAACTTCAGCAACCCAAAGCGGTATAAATATTGGGAACAGTGTTTTCTTATCATCTGATTTTACTGGCCGTCCTACAAAGCTTGTTGGCTATACAAAATTCACTAAAGGCGGAACGGATACGTTAGGCATCATGGTGGCTGTTGGAGATATTGAAAATGAAAATCCAGTAGCTTATGGAGAATTAACTCTTTCTGCAACACAAGGTGCTTATACTAAATTTGAGATCACACTGGAATACGATGCTGAAAATACTTCAGACGTGAATACATTAGTCCTGGTTATTGGAACAGGTGCGAAAACAGGCTTTGCATCATCCTCTACCGTTGCATTAATTGATGCATTGTCATTCGAATACAGTCCAACATCAACAGTTAACTACGCTGCAAAATCTCCAATCAACGTTTTTGCTGCAAACAACACAATCAACTTCTCTGAAAATGTTTCTGATGTACATGTTGTTGATATGGTTGGCGCCAGCAAAATACAGGAGGCTTCAAGTACAAAAACAATGAATACGTCTTCTTTAACAAGTGGTCTATACATTGTGACGTACAACTACAACGGCAACTACTTCAGCAAAAAAGTAGTGATCGAGTAA
- a CDS encoding T9SS type A sorting domain-containing protein, whose protein sequence is MKKILLTVTLAATSLFSFAQTPAVPNGGFETWTTSPCGEKPDDYFTAAELYNSFFNSCPSDAGVTKSTDKYSGTYALKLTAFGFQGSSSNSIYLSSSVDDYGVSFNGRPTKLVGYTKFTKGGTDVLNIGVELDDANGNEVAYNEVNISTTQSGYTKFEITLEYGTSNTNDVSSLIIFINLGNASDKASASSIALIDALSFEYGTATSTVNYSSKSPINVFAANNSINFSENVSDVHVTDMLGASKIQEAASTKTMNTASLISGLYIVTYNYNGNYFSKKVVIE, encoded by the coding sequence ATGAAAAAAATTTTACTTACAGTAACTCTTGCAGCAACGTCTTTATTTTCTTTTGCACAAACCCCTGCAGTTCCAAATGGTGGTTTTGAAACCTGGACAACAAGTCCTTGCGGTGAAAAACCCGACGACTATTTTACAGCTGCTGAATTATACAATTCCTTTTTTAATAGTTGCCCTAGCGATGCCGGTGTAACGAAATCCACGGACAAATATTCTGGTACCTATGCGTTAAAACTGACCGCATTCGGATTTCAAGGTTCCTCTTCAAATTCAATATATTTATCTTCATCTGTTGATGATTATGGTGTTAGTTTTAATGGTCGCCCGACAAAACTGGTTGGTTATACAAAATTTACTAAAGGTGGTACCGATGTACTAAACATTGGTGTAGAATTAGACGATGCTAATGGTAATGAAGTGGCATATAATGAAGTAAATATTTCAACGACACAATCCGGATATACAAAATTCGAAATCACGTTGGAGTATGGTACATCAAATACTAATGATGTATCTTCATTAATTATTTTTATCAACCTTGGAAATGCCTCTGATAAAGCTTCTGCCAGCAGTATTGCTTTGATTGATGCGTTATCTTTTGAATATGGAACAGCAACTTCTACCGTTAACTATTCTTCAAAGTCTCCAATCAACGTTTTTGCTGCAAACAATAGCATCAACTTCTCTGAAAATGTTTCTGACGTTCATGTTACAGATATGCTTGGTGCAAGCAAAATACAGGAAGCTGCAAGCACAAAAACAATGAACACGGCTTCTTTAATAAGCGGTTTATACATTGTGACGTACAACTACAACGGCAACTACTTCAGCAAAAAAGTAGTAATTGAATAA